From the genome of Oscillatoria sp. FACHB-1407, one region includes:
- the opcA gene encoding glucose-6-phosphate dehydrogenase assembly protein OpcA — MTTPLVALQKPKDISLDEIEAELTRIWQSQNGNQNAPIAARASTFSMVVYEPEEYQQLLAALGFYDGPIDGIHGPLTKTAVKAAQKAFGFLETGRVDPDTLARLREEYAKQPVDRLEVSNLNLRGFSLSDAIASQNPCRIITLCPVLGEDEGITAQVSAYCPLQKRSISTLICCEYITLRGTKAALQRASDLVLSLMIPELPKFVWWKATPNPEQELFRKLSENCNCIILDSSYFSDPESEFLKMYKLIEADKFVADLNWHRISPWQELAAAAFDPPERRTALVEVDRVAIDYEKGSAAQALMFLGWLASRLGWRPLSFEAQGGDYDLKHVKFEGANHKIIEAELAAIPTADWGEILGDLVGIRLTSTNLNADCCTILCSETTGCMRMEAGGSAQACRTEQVTALSDQKAEFLLGQQLQRWGRDALYEETMAVTAEIVRLAQK; from the coding sequence ATGACTACTCCACTTGTTGCGCTGCAAAAGCCGAAGGATATTTCCCTCGATGAAATTGAGGCAGAACTAACGCGGATTTGGCAAAGCCAGAACGGCAATCAAAATGCCCCGATCGCCGCTAGAGCTTCCACCTTTAGCATGGTGGTCTATGAACCTGAAGAATATCAGCAATTGCTGGCAGCATTGGGGTTTTATGATGGCCCCATTGATGGCATTCATGGCCCATTGACGAAAACAGCGGTTAAAGCTGCTCAAAAAGCGTTTGGGTTCTTAGAAACCGGACGAGTTGACCCTGATACGTTAGCCCGTTTACGCGAAGAATATGCGAAACAACCTGTCGATCGCCTGGAAGTCTCCAACCTGAACCTGCGGGGCTTTAGTTTGAGTGATGCGATCGCCTCTCAAAATCCCTGCCGGATCATCACCCTCTGCCCGGTGTTGGGCGAAGATGAGGGGATCACTGCCCAGGTTTCGGCATACTGTCCGCTGCAAAAACGCAGCATCAGCACCTTAATCTGCTGCGAGTACATCACTCTGCGCGGCACGAAGGCGGCTCTGCAACGAGCAAGCGATCTGGTGTTGTCGTTGATGATCCCTGAGTTGCCCAAGTTTGTCTGGTGGAAAGCAACCCCAAACCCAGAACAAGAACTGTTCCGCAAGCTCTCTGAAAACTGCAACTGCATCATCTTGGATTCCTCCTATTTCAGCGACCCTGAATCAGAGTTCCTCAAGATGTACAAGCTGATTGAGGCAGATAAGTTTGTGGCGGATCTCAACTGGCACCGCATTTCACCCTGGCAAGAGTTGGCAGCGGCCGCCTTTGACCCACCCGAACGGCGTACAGCCCTGGTGGAAGTGGATCGTGTGGCGATCGACTACGAAAAAGGAAGTGCGGCTCAAGCTCTCATGTTCCTGGGTTGGTTAGCCAGTCGGTTGGGATGGCGACCCTTGTCTTTTGAGGCACAGGGCGGTGACTATGACCTCAAACACGTCAAGTTTGAAGGAGCGAATCACAAAATCATCGAAGCGGAGTTAGCCGCGATTCCTACTGCTGATTGGGGCGAGATCTTGGGAGATCTGGTGGGCATTCGTCTCACCTCCACCAACCTCAACGCCGACTGCTGCACTATCCTCTGCTCGGAGACAACCGGATGTATGCGGATGGAAGCCGGGGGATCCGCCCAGGCTTGCCGGACGGAGCAAGTAACTGCCCTGTCTGACCAAAAGGCAGAATTCTTGTTGGGTCAGCAACTCCAGCGTTGGGGACGGGATGCCCTCTACGAGGAAACGATGGCTGTCACGGCTGAGATTGTGCGGTTAGCTCAGAAGTAA